TATGGAGGTAGAAGATACCAGCGGCAATCCACGCTGGGGGCTCTTCCAACTCGCCTTCACTGTAGAAGACCTCGACGCGGATGTCGCAGAACTCCAGGCGAGAGGCGCAGAACTCGACTATCTGATACCTGAGTTCAAGAGGGCGTTTTTCAGGGGACCTGACAACGTTCAGATCGAACTCATTGGGATGTAATGGTTCGCAGAAGCCGCACCTTTGTTCTGGCAAATCGTGGTGGGTGAGGTTCCGTTCCTCACCCTTCTCTGTATCCATCC
The sequence above is a segment of the Candidatus Poribacteria bacterium genome. Coding sequences within it:
- a CDS encoding VOC family protein; this translates as MKVTFDHVHLRCEDLDGAISYYQKMFDGKVLETVDVGRLKVIRMEIGGERIFLSSKLEDMEVEDTSGNPRWGLFQLAFTVEDLDADVAELQARGAELDYLIPEFKRAFFRGPDNVQIELIGM